A part of Miscanthus floridulus cultivar M001 chromosome 6, ASM1932011v1, whole genome shotgun sequence genomic DNA contains:
- the LOC136461700 gene encoding uncharacterized protein isoform X1 codes for MGAGRKTETFYAATPSAQTQNRSNEWYGAFSVAARNLREDELGGVIFGCKHNTMNECLSKQLFGLPSSHFSYVKNVKPGMPLFLFNYSDRKMHGIYEAACAGKLNIDQFAWSDGGRIKTQFPAQVLISMKTHCFPVPESQFQSVICGNYYRPRHFFFELDHEQTRALISLFKPAPVHDVPNKWDPSRSMQSPTVEAYVNPGHVKPESYIKDLNPFDVSSESHCIDPYKLVDPDGEYASASRTSTSHLDDESSNWDDLDDVATKEGTEFVNDDHPHINPQHNEQYGTVAVRQKLQEMSVLRQQEAQSSKDTVDSASNKPMPQEPQFDATLPTDPSDSTSKGDVCIEDLKSLGQSRGNAELLHIVKELSKRNQAMEKKLFESDKEILFLRESMKDTGRRIQELEYHYEKLQSNYNSLVPLLGSPHDNMEGPSIFLIGGYRGSTCLSSLDSFCPKTDRVVPLCSMSSARAYAAVAALKDHLYIFGGGDGSSWYHTVECYSMGSNKWITCPRLKHAKGSLAGTTLNDKIFAIGGGDGSAVFSEVEMFDPALGRWIDSVSMRQKRFAPAAAVLSGTLYVTGGYDGNTYLQSAERYDPREGFWTLLPSMSARRGSHSVAVMRESLFAVGGYDGNSKISTVEIFDLRANSWRIGSSSSIARGYGCAVTMDDNLYLIGGVNDAGETIETVEVYNERQGWSISGCRSIGRRAFACAITV; via the exons ATGGGTGCTGGAAGGAAGACTGAAACTTTCTATGCTGCAACACCAAGTGCACAGACACAAAATCGAAGCAATGAATGGTATGGAGCCTTTTCTGTTGCTGCCCGTAATCTTCGGGAAGATGAGCTAGGAGGAGTGATTTTTGGCTGCAAACACAACACCATGAATGAATGCCTCTCTAAACAGCTGTTTG GTTTGCCTTCAAGCCATTTCTCATATGTGAAGAATGTTAAACCTGGCATGCCCCTATTTCTGTTCAATTATAGTGACCGAAAAATGCATGGAATTTATGAGGCTGCATGTGCTGGCAAGCTTAACATTGATCAATTTGCTTGGAGTGATGGTGGTAGAATAAAGACACAATTTCCTGCACAG GTCCTCATCTCCATGAAGACTCACTGCTTTCCAGTTCCAGAGTCTCAATTCCAAAGTGTGATCTGTGGCAATTATTACAGACCTCgtcacttcttctttgagctagACCATGAACAAACAAGAGCTTTGATATCTTTGTTTAAGCCTGCCCCTGTTCATGATGTTCCAAACAAATGGGATCCTTCCAGATCTATGCAATCTCCAACAGTCGAAGCATATGTTAATCCTGGTCATGTGAAGCCTGAGTCCTATATAAAGGATCTCAATCCATTTGATGTTTCTTCTGAATCTCATTGTATTGACCCGTACAAGTTGGTTGATCCAGATGGTGAATATGCTAGTGCGAGTAGAACATCAACAAGCCACCTTGACGATGAGTCTTCTAACTGGGATGATTTAGATGATGTTGCGACCAAGGAAGGAACTGAATTTGTCAATGATGACCATCCACATATTAATCCACAACATAATGAACAGTATGGCACAGTGGCTGTTAGGCAGAAACTACAAGAGATGTCTGTTTTACGACAGCAGGAGGCTCAATCCTCCAAGGATACTGTTGATTCTGCTTCAAATAAACCAATGCCTCAAGAACCACAGTTTGATGCCACACTCCCCACAGACCCATCTGATTCCACCTCAAAGGGTGATGTATGTATTGAAGACCTGAAATCATTAGGGCAATCTCGTGGAAATGCTGAG CTTCTTCACATCGTCAAAGAGCTATCCAAGAGGAATCAAGCAATGGAGAAAAAACTG TTTGAGTCAGATAAAGAAATACTGTTTCTGAGGGAATCGATGAAGGACACAGGAAGAAGAATTCAGGAACTGGAATACCACTATGAGAAACTACAATCAAACTATAACTCTTTGGTCCCACTCCTTGGTAGTCCACATGATAATATGGAAGGACCATCAATATTCCTAATAGGTGGCTACAGGGGCAGTACTTGCCTGTCATCACTAGATTCCTTTTGCCCTAAGACAGACAGAGTAGTGCCTCTGTGTTCAATGAGCTCAGCCCGTGCATATGCAGCAGTAGCTGCATTGAAGGATCATCTCTATATTTTTGGTGGTGGGGATGGCAGTTCATGGTATCACACAG TGGAATGCTACAGTATGGGCAGTAATAAATGGATAACATGCCCCCGCTTGAAACATGCAAAAGGAAGCCTTGCTGGAACTACATTGAATGATAAAATATTTGCTATTGGTGGTGGAGATGGGTCTGCAGTTTTCTCAGAAGTTGAGATGTTTGATCCAGCACTTGGGAGGTGGATAGACAGTGTGTCAATGCGGCAAAAG AGATTTGCTCCTGCTGCAGCCGTATTAAGTGGTACACTCTATGTAACTGGTGGTTATGATGGCAACACGTACTTACA ATCTGCAGAAAGATATGACCCAAGGGAAGGTTTCTGGACTCTGCTTCCAAGTATGAGTGCAAGAAGAGGATCCCACTCCGTAGCTGTCAtgagggaatcctt ATTCGCTGTGGGAGGGTATGATGGAAACAGCAAGATTTCCACTGTAGAAATCTTTGATCTGCGTGCCAATTCATGGAGGATAGGCAGTTCATCCAGCATCGCAAGAGGATACGGATGTGCGGTGACAATGGATGATAATCTGTACCTCATTGGTGGGGTCAATGATGCTGGAGAAACTATCGAGACT GTTGAAGTTTACAATGAGAGGCAAGGCTGGTCGATCTCTGGCTGCAGATCCATAGGGAGGAGGGCCTTTGCCTGCGCTATCACCGTTTGA
- the LOC136461700 gene encoding uncharacterized protein isoform X2 — MHGIYEAACAGKLNIDQFAWSDGGRIKTQFPAQVLISMKTHCFPVPESQFQSVICGNYYRPRHFFFELDHEQTRALISLFKPAPVHDVPNKWDPSRSMQSPTVEAYVNPGHVKPESYIKDLNPFDVSSESHCIDPYKLVDPDGEYASASRTSTSHLDDESSNWDDLDDVATKEGTEFVNDDHPHINPQHNEQYGTVAVRQKLQEMSVLRQQEAQSSKDTVDSASNKPMPQEPQFDATLPTDPSDSTSKGDVCIEDLKSLGQSRGNAELLHIVKELSKRNQAMEKKLFESDKEILFLRESMKDTGRRIQELEYHYEKLQSNYNSLVPLLGSPHDNMEGPSIFLIGGYRGSTCLSSLDSFCPKTDRVVPLCSMSSARAYAAVAALKDHLYIFGGGDGSSWYHTVECYSMGSNKWITCPRLKHAKGSLAGTTLNDKIFAIGGGDGSAVFSEVEMFDPALGRWIDSVSMRQKRFAPAAAVLSGTLYVTGGYDGNTYLQSAERYDPREGFWTLLPSMSARRGSHSVAVMRESLFAVGGYDGNSKISTVEIFDLRANSWRIGSSSSIARGYGCAVTMDDNLYLIGGVNDAGETIETVEVYNERQGWSISGCRSIGRRAFACAITV; from the exons ATGCATGGAATTTATGAGGCTGCATGTGCTGGCAAGCTTAACATTGATCAATTTGCTTGGAGTGATGGTGGTAGAATAAAGACACAATTTCCTGCACAG GTCCTCATCTCCATGAAGACTCACTGCTTTCCAGTTCCAGAGTCTCAATTCCAAAGTGTGATCTGTGGCAATTATTACAGACCTCgtcacttcttctttgagctagACCATGAACAAACAAGAGCTTTGATATCTTTGTTTAAGCCTGCCCCTGTTCATGATGTTCCAAACAAATGGGATCCTTCCAGATCTATGCAATCTCCAACAGTCGAAGCATATGTTAATCCTGGTCATGTGAAGCCTGAGTCCTATATAAAGGATCTCAATCCATTTGATGTTTCTTCTGAATCTCATTGTATTGACCCGTACAAGTTGGTTGATCCAGATGGTGAATATGCTAGTGCGAGTAGAACATCAACAAGCCACCTTGACGATGAGTCTTCTAACTGGGATGATTTAGATGATGTTGCGACCAAGGAAGGAACTGAATTTGTCAATGATGACCATCCACATATTAATCCACAACATAATGAACAGTATGGCACAGTGGCTGTTAGGCAGAAACTACAAGAGATGTCTGTTTTACGACAGCAGGAGGCTCAATCCTCCAAGGATACTGTTGATTCTGCTTCAAATAAACCAATGCCTCAAGAACCACAGTTTGATGCCACACTCCCCACAGACCCATCTGATTCCACCTCAAAGGGTGATGTATGTATTGAAGACCTGAAATCATTAGGGCAATCTCGTGGAAATGCTGAG CTTCTTCACATCGTCAAAGAGCTATCCAAGAGGAATCAAGCAATGGAGAAAAAACTG TTTGAGTCAGATAAAGAAATACTGTTTCTGAGGGAATCGATGAAGGACACAGGAAGAAGAATTCAGGAACTGGAATACCACTATGAGAAACTACAATCAAACTATAACTCTTTGGTCCCACTCCTTGGTAGTCCACATGATAATATGGAAGGACCATCAATATTCCTAATAGGTGGCTACAGGGGCAGTACTTGCCTGTCATCACTAGATTCCTTTTGCCCTAAGACAGACAGAGTAGTGCCTCTGTGTTCAATGAGCTCAGCCCGTGCATATGCAGCAGTAGCTGCATTGAAGGATCATCTCTATATTTTTGGTGGTGGGGATGGCAGTTCATGGTATCACACAG TGGAATGCTACAGTATGGGCAGTAATAAATGGATAACATGCCCCCGCTTGAAACATGCAAAAGGAAGCCTTGCTGGAACTACATTGAATGATAAAATATTTGCTATTGGTGGTGGAGATGGGTCTGCAGTTTTCTCAGAAGTTGAGATGTTTGATCCAGCACTTGGGAGGTGGATAGACAGTGTGTCAATGCGGCAAAAG AGATTTGCTCCTGCTGCAGCCGTATTAAGTGGTACACTCTATGTAACTGGTGGTTATGATGGCAACACGTACTTACA ATCTGCAGAAAGATATGACCCAAGGGAAGGTTTCTGGACTCTGCTTCCAAGTATGAGTGCAAGAAGAGGATCCCACTCCGTAGCTGTCAtgagggaatcctt ATTCGCTGTGGGAGGGTATGATGGAAACAGCAAGATTTCCACTGTAGAAATCTTTGATCTGCGTGCCAATTCATGGAGGATAGGCAGTTCATCCAGCATCGCAAGAGGATACGGATGTGCGGTGACAATGGATGATAATCTGTACCTCATTGGTGGGGTCAATGATGCTGGAGAAACTATCGAGACT GTTGAAGTTTACAATGAGAGGCAAGGCTGGTCGATCTCTGGCTGCAGATCCATAGGGAGGAGGGCCTTTGCCTGCGCTATCACCGTTTGA